Proteins encoded together in one Penaeus vannamei isolate JL-2024 chromosome 9, ASM4276789v1, whole genome shotgun sequence window:
- the LOC113814349 gene encoding flotillin-1-like: MVLPLILTCGPNEVIVLSGLGYRKSALITGGRIVAFPCLQRWRRMSLNVMTLRVTSSEVYTSQGVPLTVSGVAQVKVSTQHPDILERACEHFLRKSTAQIESLVTATLEGHQRAILGTMSVEDIYKNRKLFNSRVFEVASKDLCNLGLQVLSYTIRDISDDVGYLKALGMSRTAEVQRDARIGEALAQQESQIQKALALEELMKAKYANDTLVAQANRDFEQQKAAYDQEVMTKKAEADLAYELQSCKIKQKIKEEQMEIVVVERQGRINVEEQEIQRTEKRLEATVKQPAEAEKFRLETIAAAQRKKTVLEAEAKAESKHLQGEAEAFAIEAKAKAKAASMHYQAEAYKEFQNAAVLDLYLKAIPQIVGSVSSSLSNVKSVKMVSSGGSEVGAQKLTEEVMNISNNIPEMVKTMTGVDLRKSVRAA, translated from the exons gCTTAGGCTACCGCAAGTCAGCACTCATCACGGGAGGAAGAATAGTTGCCTTCCCATGCCTCCAGCGATGGCGCAG GATGTCACTCAATGTTATGACCTTAAGAGTAACCTCATCAGAAGTTTACACTTCCCAGGGAGTTCCCCTCACAGTCAGTGGAGTTGCTCAA GTCAAGGTCAGCACACAGCATCCAGATATCCTCGAGCGGGCGTGTGAACACTTTCTGCGCAAGTCCACAGCACAGATCGAGTCACTCGTCACCGCCACGCTAGAGGGTCACCAGAGGGCCATCCTTGGTACTATGTCAGTAGAG GATATCTATAAGAATCGGAAGCTGTTCAACTCACGTGTTTTTGAAGTTGCCTCCAAGGACCTCTGTAACCTCGGCCTCCAAGTTCTCTCCTACACCATCAGGGATATATCCGATGACGTG GGATACCTTAAAGCACTAGGCATGTCGAGGACAGCGGAGGTTCAGCGAGATGCGAGGATAGGCGAGGCTTTGGCTCAACAGGAGTCGCAGATCCAGAAGGCCTTGGCCCTTGAGGAGCTGATGAAGGCTAAGTATGCCAATGATACTCTGGTTGCTCAGGCTAACAGGGACTTTGAGCAGCAGAAAGCAGCGTACGACCAGGAGGTTATGACAAAG AAAGCAGAAGCTGACTTGGCATATGAGCTGCAGTCATGCAAGATCAAACAAAAGATTAAGGAAGAACAGATGGAGATTGTC GTTGTTGAGAGGCAAGGAAGGATCAACGTGGAGGAGCAGGAAATACAGCGAACTGAGAAACGCTTGGAAGCCACAGTAAAGCAGCCAGCTGAAGCAGAGAAATTCAG GTTGGAAACCATTGCTGCAGCTCAGAGGAAGAAGACTGTATTAGAGGCAGAGGCTAAAGCGGAATCCAAGCACCTTCAGGGAGAAGCTGAGGCCTTTGCAATTGAG GCAAAAGCAAAGGCAAAAGCTGCAAGCATGCACTACCAAGCTGAGGCTTACAAGGAATTCCAAAATGCCGCTGTTCTGGATTTGTACCTTAAAGCAATTCCTCAG ATTGTCGGCAGTGTGAGCTCATCTTTGTCCAACGTCAAGAGTGTGAAGATGGTTTCGTCGGGAGGATCTGAAGTCGGTGCGCAGAAGCTAACTGAGGAAGTGATGAATATTTCCAACAACATCCCTGAAATGGTGAAGACGATGACAGGTGTCGATCTGAGAAAG TCTGTGCGAGCAGCTTAA